Proteins found in one Miscanthus floridulus cultivar M001 chromosome 4, ASM1932011v1, whole genome shotgun sequence genomic segment:
- the LOC136549750 gene encoding phosphoenolpyruvate carboxylase 2-like: MAALGAKMERLSSIDAQLRMLVPGKVSEDDKLIEYDALLLDRFLDILQDLHGDDLKEMVQECYEVAAEYETKHDLQKLDELGKMITSLDPGDSIVIAKSFSHMLNLANLAEEVQIAYRRRIKLKKGDFADENSAITESDIEETLKRLVVDLKKSPAEIFDALKSQTVDLVLTAHPTQSVRRSLLQKHSRIRNCLVQLYSKDITPDDKQELDEALQREIQAAFRTDEIRRTQPTPQDEMRAGMSYFHETIWKGVPKFLRRVDTALKNIGINKRVPYNAPLIQFSSWMGGDRDGNPRVTPEVTRDVCLLARMMASNLYCSQIEDLMFELSMWRCSDELRMRADELHRSTKKDAKHYIEFWKKVPANEPYRVILSDVRDKLYNTREQSREHLSSGHSDIPEEATLRTVEQLLEPLELCYRSLCACGDRVIADGSLLDFLRQVSTFGLSLVRLDIRQESDRHTDVLDAITTYLGIGSYREWPEERRQEWLLSELNGKRPLFGPDLPKTEEIADVLDTFHVIAELPADNFGAYIISMATAPSDVLAVELLQRECHVKTPLRVVPLFEKLADLEAAPAALARLFSIDWYRQRINGKQEVMIGYSDSGKDAGRLSAAWQLYKAQEELIKVAKDFGVKLTMFHGRGGTVGRGGGPTHLAILSQPPDTIHGSLRVTVQGEVIEQSFGEEHLCFRTLQRFTAATLEHGMHPPNAPKPEWRALLDEMAVVATEEYRSIVFKEPRFVEYFRLATPETEYGRMNIGSRPSKRKPSGGIESLRAIPWIFAWTQTRFQLPVWLGFGAAFKHVLQKDIRNLHMLQEMYNEWPFFRVTIDLVEMVFAKGNPGIAALYDKLLVSEELQPLGEKLRANYEETQKLLLQVAGHRDLLEGDPYLKQRLRLRDAYITTLNVCQAYTLKRIRDPDYHVALRPHLSKEIMDSTKAAAELVKLNPGSEYAPGLEDTVILTMKGIAAGLQNTG, encoded by the exons ATGGCTGCCTTAGGGGCGAAGATGGAGCGGCTGTCGTCGATCGACGCGCAGCTGCGGATGCTGGTGCCGGGGAAGGTGTCGGAGGACGATAAGCTCATCGAATACGACGCGCTCCTCCTCGACCGCTTCCTCGACATCCTCCAGGACCTCCACGGCGACGACCTCAAGGAAATG GTTCAAGAATGCTATGAGGTAGCTGCTGAGTATGAAACAAAACATGACTTGCAAAAGCTTGATGAACTCGGGAAGATGATAACAAGCTTGGACCCTGGGGACTCTATTGTGATCGCCAAGTCTTTCTCGCACATGCTTAACTTGGCCAACTTGGCTGAGGAAGTCCAGATAGCATACAGGAGGAGAATCAAGCTCAAGAAGGGAGACTTTGCTGATGAGAACTCGGCAATCACGGAATCTGACATTGAGGAAACACTTAAGAGGCTTGTTGTTGACCTGAAGAAGTCACCTGCTGAGATATTTGATGCCCTCAAGAGCCAGACTGTTGATCTGGTCTTGACTGCACATCCAACACAGTCTGTGAGGAGGTCACTGCTCCAGAAACACTCGAG GATACGCAACTGTTTGGTTCAACTCTACTCAAAAGATATCACTCCAGATGATAAGCAGGAACTTGATGAGGCTCTGCAGAGAGAG ATCCAAGCTGCCTTTAGAACTGATGAGATCCGAAGAACGCAGCCCACTCCCCAAGATGAAATGCGTGCTGGTATGAGCTACTTCCATGAAACAATTTGGAAGGGTGTTCCAAAGTTCTTGCGCCGAGTTGATACTGCATTGAAGAACATTGGGATTAACAAGCGTGTTCCTTACAATGCACCTCTTATTCAGTTCTCTTCTTGGATGGGAGGAGATCGTGATG GAAATCCAAGAGTGACACCAGAGGTTACCAGGGATGTCTGCTTGCTTGCCAGGATGATGGCATCAAACTTGTACTGCTCTCAGATTGAGGATCTCATGTTTGAG TTATCTATGTGGCGATGCAGTGATGAGCTGCGCATGCGAGCTGATGAGCTGCATCGCTCCACTAAGAAGGATGCGAAGCATTACATAG AGTTTTGGAAGAAGGTTCCTGCAAATGAGCCATATCGGGTGATACTGAGTGATGTCAGGGATAAACTCTACAACACTCGTGAACAGTCACGAGAACATTTATCCAGTGGACATTCTGATATTCCTGAGGAAGCTACATTGAGAACTGTTGAGCAG CTGCTGGAGCCCTTGGAACTATGTTACAGATCACTCTGTGCTTGTGGTGACCGTGTAATTGCTGATGGAAGCCTTCTGGATTTCTTGCGTCAAGTCTCCACCTTTGGACTCTCCCTTGTGAGGCTTGACATTAGGCAAGAATCAGATAGGCATACTGATGTACTTGATGCCATCACTACATACCTGGGGATAGGATCTTACCGCGAGTGGCCAGAAGAACGCCGCCAAGAATGGCTACTATCTGAACTTAATGGCAAGCGCCCTCTGTTTGGCCCAGACCTTCCCAAGACTGAGGAGATTGCTGATGTTCTAGACACATTCCACGTTATCGCTGAGCTTCCTGCTGACAATTTTGGTGCTTATATCATTTCCATGGCAACAGCACCTTCGGATGTCCTTGCTGTTGAGCTCCTCCAACGTGAGTGTCATGTAAAGACACCACTTAGAGTAGTCCCACTGTTTGAGAAGTTGGCTGATCTTGAGGCTGCCCCGGCTGCATTGGCCAGACTGTTCTCAATAGATTGGTATAGACAGAGGATCAATGGCAAGCAGGAGGTCATGATTGGGTATTCAGACTCAGGCAAAGATGCGGGTCGCCTCTCAGCAGCTTGGCAGCTATACAAAGCTCAGGAGGAGCTCATCAAGGTTGCTAAGGACTTCGGTGTGAAGTTGACGATGTTCCATGGGCGTGGTGGGACTGTTGGAAGAGGTGGTGGTCCCACTCACCTTGCCATCTTGTCCCAGCCACCAGACACGATCCATGGATCACTCCGGGTCACTGTCCAAGGTGAAGTCATTGAGCAGTCTTTTGGTGAGGAGCACTTGTGCTTTAGGACACTGCAACGTTTCACGGCTGCTACCCTGGAGCATGGCATGCACCCACCAAATGCACCGAAGCCAGAATGGCGAGCCCTTCTTGATGAGATGGCAGTTGTGGCAACTGAGGAGTATCGGTCCATTGTCTTCAAAGAGCCACGCTTCGTCGAGTATTTCCGCCTC GCAACACCTGAAACAGAGTATGGTAGGATGAACATAGGAAGCAGGCCATCCAAGAGAAAGCCGAGCGGAGGTATCGAGTCACTCCGAGCAATCCCATGGATCTTTGCTTGGACACAAACACGGTTCCAACTCCCGGTCTGGCTAGGATTTGGGGCTGCATTCAAGCATGTCCTCCAGAAGGATATCAGGAACCTCCACATGCTCCAGGAAATGTACAATGAGTGGCCGTTTTTCAGGGTCACTATTGATCTGGTGGAGATGGTGTTCGCCAAGGGTAATCCTGGCATCGCCGCACTGTATGACAAACTCCTCGTTTCAGAGGAACTGCAGCCATTGGGTGAGAAGCTGAGGGCCAACTATGAAGAAACCCAAAAGCTTCTACTTCAG GTTGCTGGGCACAGGGATCTCCTGGAAGGTGACCCTTACCTGAAGCAGCGGCTCCGCCTCCGTGACGCGTACATCACCACCCTGAACGTGTGCCAGGCCTACACCCTGAAGAGGATCCGTGACCCCGACTACCATGTCGCGCTGCGCCCCCACCTCTCCAAGGAGATCATGGACTCGACCAAGGCGGCTGCGGAGCTGGTGAAGCTGAACCCTGGCAGTGAGTACGCACCGGGGCTGGAGGACACCGTCATCCTGACCATGAAGGGCATAGCAGCCGGTCTCCAGAACACCGGTTAA